The sequence GACTGATGCACAAGCCGTGAGTTTGACAGGCGTCCCTGCAGACGACAAGTTCGCCAAGGCGCCCCCTGCCGAGAAAAACGCGGGACTGCTCCGACCAGTGTCCACACCCCCTGACATGTCGCGAGTGTGGAATGGCGAAGTCCTCCACACAAAGAACAGTGAACAGACAACCGAGCAGCTCGTCGACATACCGGACTATGAGAACATTTTCTCCGCCTACTCGGAACTTCCCGGTAACGACATTGCGCCGAGGCGTCACTCCTTTGCCGGGTCACGTGCCACGAAGCAGCACGTTGAAGACGCGATCCCAAACTACGAGAACTTGTCGAACCTTGATAATGACTACGGCGACTACGTGACACTCGCCCCCGAAGATCTGCCACAGATCCCACGAGCTACAGCTGCAAAGTCCGTGAGCGAAGCCCGCTCCGAGTCACCGTCAGATTCTGGAGTAAAATCCGTCCCTGCTACTTCAGGATATGCGTCGCGACCTGAAGTTCATCAAGAGAGAAAGGCACCGCGAAAACCAAAGCCGACGCCGAGGCAGTCTCTACTGAAGAAAGCCAGCCCCACAGTTACCCCGCCTTTGCCACAGCCAAGAGCAGAACCACAAGCAGACACTAGCAACGTGAATGTCAAAGCAACACCTGTTAGTAAGACACCTTCGAGCCAAACAACCGGCCAAGAGAACACTACGAGTAAAACGGCACAACCAGGACCTGCACTTCTGATGGCTTCACTGATAGCAGATGGCAAAGTGAACGGACTGACTGATGTGAAAATGAGCCCGAGTAAGGACAAGGAAAAGTCTGCGTTGACGAAGATTGTGGGGAAGTACAGCCCACGTAAGCAGATCCAAGCCCAGACTGAGTCCAAGACCAGAAGCACCACGAACATTGAGAAAACGACTCTTCAAGAGAAGACAAAGAGCGAACACAACAGTCCGCGTCGAAAGGAACAGCCCCAGCCTGACTCTAACAACAGCCACAACGCAAAGACTGTCAGAATGAAGTTCAGGGCTCCCCCAGGGGTAGACATAAGACCCCGTCACTGCAACGAGAACAGTCACGTCAGAAGTACAAAGTCCCCATCCGAGCCCAACGCCATCAGATCAGAAAGTAGAGAACAAACGACGTCTCCTTCTGTCAGCAACAAGCCTCGCCAACCGAAGAGTGAAGGGCGAAACAGCCCGTGCCGAAAACTGCAGTTTCAGCAAGACTCCAACAGAATGTCTGCACAACCAGGACAGGTTCCTCCTGGGCATAACGTCCCCCGTGGCACAGAGATCTCGGCCAAACGATGCTCTGCACAGGCGTCGACAAGAAGGCTGTCAAAAGACGCGCCTTTGCCCCAGTCACCAGCGACCCCTGTGTACGGGCCCGGGAATGACAAGTGCCCAGCGCCTACAGAATTCCGCTTGAGCCAACCAGTCGTGGCAAACCACAGACCAGGCAGAGTGCCCCACAGTGAACGCTATTGGACGACCGGAGAGCTGAGACAACAGGTGGCTAGCCTCAACTCCGGCTACGCGAAAAAGGACGAGTCCAGTCGTCGGTACAAGAGGCACGACGGTCACAAGGACAGCAGAAAAACTCACGGCGACAAGCGATCGGCGAGGCGTCACACCACCGCCGTGAACACTCCCGCTCACATGCCGCCGATGAACGGCGGTCTAGCCGACTACAGAAGCAGACACAGCCACAGCAGCACCTCCCTAAACGGCCATCCAATGTCCAAGCTCACTTCCAGCGTACCACAC comes from Branchiostoma floridae strain S238N-H82 chromosome 2, Bfl_VNyyK, whole genome shotgun sequence and encodes:
- the LOC118410009 gene encoding uncharacterized protein LOC118410009 isoform X1, whose product is MRSDGEGTRLALGPQDRSLQARLMASEAAMEELRLLRQRQETLVEEAKRKLPQELVRPAGCINSSIDKLRNAVDHLKRTDSDLVGALHTLNTQILQLKLAEAAETDGENDLMSASCRSMSSSAVSIPSFTSSSRTSTLIDLPDSRRSSGFFDASSPSPPLTPDIASPEKLHHYEEVDGRVSTGWPDEIIREPTPITNSQFHNRHSFGESDSVASNDAKQSYFSGMIPVQSQAPREEKKKDDSLSRRFKLALRPRSKTGLSVCYPYPSPMHAIAIQSDMYVPADSESVVEEEHSSCVDARSDHNQSTNRPEVVTDAQAVSLTGVPADDKFAKAPPAEKNAGLLRPVSTPPDMSRVWNGEVLHTKNSEQTTEQLVDIPDYENIFSAYSELPGNDIAPRRHSFAGSRATKQHVEDAIPNYENLSNLDNDYGDYVTLAPEDLPQIPRATAAKSVSEARSESPSDSGVKSVPATSGYASRPEVHQERKAPRKPKPTPRQSLLKKASPTVTPPLPQPRAEPQADTSNVNVKATPVSKTPSSQTTGQENTTSKTAQPGPALLMASLIADGKVNGLTDVKMSPSKDKEKSALTKIVGKYSPRKQIQAQTESKTRSTTNIEKTTLQEKTKSEHNSPRRKEQPQPDSNNSHNAKTVRMKFRAPPGVDIRPRHCNENSHVRSTKSPSEPNAIRSESREQTTSPSVSNKPRQPKSEGRNSPCRKLQFQQDSNRMSAQPGQVPPGHNVPRGTEISAKRCSAQASTRRLSKDAPLPQSPATPVYGPGNDKCPAPTEFRLSQPVVANHRPGRVPHSERYWTTGELRQQVASLNSGYAKKDESSRRYKRHDGHKDSRKTHGDKRSARRHTTAVNTPAHMPPMNGGLADYRSRHSHSSTSLNGHPMSKLTSSVPHGHRVPHAFARGVRGLKKAGQSRSTSRLYDYDTSVLGSSSEESSSSDSEINRSDSESDSESSDEAGGLVLAKAKWPAVVGTATRRRLSSQDSLSRMFPSCHLVTEL
- the LOC118410009 gene encoding uncharacterized protein LOC118410009 isoform X2; the protein is MDHLKRTDSDLVGALHTLNTQILQLKLAEAAETDGENDLMSASCRSMSSSAVSIPSFTSSSRTSTLIDLPDSRRSSGFFDASSPSPPLTPDIASPEKLHHYEEVDGRVSTGWPDEIIREPTPITNSQFHNRHSFGESDSVASNDAKQSYFSGMIPVQSQAPREEKKKDDSLSRRFKLALRPRSKTGLSVCYPYPSPMHAIAIQSDMYVPADSESVVEEEHSSCVDARSDHNQSTNRPEVVTDAQAVSLTGVPADDKFAKAPPAEKNAGLLRPVSTPPDMSRVWNGEVLHTKNSEQTTEQLVDIPDYENIFSAYSELPGNDIAPRRHSFAGSRATKQHVEDAIPNYENLSNLDNDYGDYVTLAPEDLPQIPRATAAKSVSEARSESPSDSGVKSVPATSGYASRPEVHQERKAPRKPKPTPRQSLLKKASPTVTPPLPQPRAEPQADTSNVNVKATPVSKTPSSQTTGQENTTSKTAQPGPALLMASLIADGKVNGLTDVKMSPSKDKEKSALTKIVGKYSPRKQIQAQTESKTRSTTNIEKTTLQEKTKSEHNSPRRKEQPQPDSNNSHNAKTVRMKFRAPPGVDIRPRHCNENSHVRSTKSPSEPNAIRSESREQTTSPSVSNKPRQPKSEGRNSPCRKLQFQQDSNRMSAQPGQVPPGHNVPRGTEISAKRCSAQASTRRLSKDAPLPQSPATPVYGPGNDKCPAPTEFRLSQPVVANHRPGRVPHSERYWTTGELRQQVASLNSGYAKKDESSRRYKRHDGHKDSRKTHGDKRSARRHTTAVNTPAHMPPMNGGLADYRSRHSHSSTSLNGHPMSKLTSSVPHGHRVPHAFARGVRGLKKAGQSRSTSRLYDYDTSVLGSSSEESSSSDSEINRSDSESDSESSDEAGGLVLAKAKWPAVVGTATRRRLSSQDSLSRMFPSCHLVTEL